The sequence below is a genomic window from Pseudorasbora parva isolate DD20220531a chromosome 4, ASM2467924v1, whole genome shotgun sequence.
atgtAAAGGGTCAATAGGAAGTGCATACGTTTcggtcccccccccccccccccatcaatttatttatttattctgtatTGTAGCTAATACTGTGTGCGCCAAGCTGTTCTGTAGTGGAATTTAGTAATTTGACAGTTTTCAAATCTGTCTTAAAATTCTGAATTTCTGCGAATATCACTACTTGATTAATATCCATAAGCCATTCCTTATCATCATAAGCTAATTATCCTGATAAGTTATGTGACTGATGAATAACACTGATCACAAACTGTCTTGTTTTCTAACAAGTTAGCAAAGacttatttaatcatttagcataCACTTTTATCCGAAGCGACTTAAATGAAAACAACAGAAGCAATCACACCAACAAAAGGCCGACAACAAGGCTAGTCTAGCACAGCCTACAGGAAACAAGAagcaaaatttaaaataaataaaaagaatagTAAGTGTTAAGAGTTAGACTAATAGTTTAACTgttgatgaaaaaaaaacacatctttAGCCGTTTCTTGAAAATGTCTTAGCTGCTCACGGGGGAGAAGCTGAAATGATCAGACCATCATTCTATGTTGTggttttaattataaaataaacccCACAAAAGATCACCAGTAAACTTGAAATGTAACttccataaaaaaacatttttgtttattttaatattagacaaaaaaatatacaattcATTTTCAGTTCATACAACAACACAAACAACTAAATTTTTGCACATACAGTAAGCATTACATTGGTTATAAACCACATCTGTATATAAAGTGGATATAGGCTAGTTTAAGGACCTCTGTTTAAATCCAAAAATGTCATTCATGGGATGATCAGCATCCTAAGCAGAATGTCGTTCACTCAcggcctgagagagagagagagagagagagagagagagagagagagagagagagagagagagagagagagagagagagagagagagagagagagagagagagagagagagagagagagagagagagagagagagagagagagagaataattATGGTCAATAGCAAACCACCTTTAAAACACTTTGAATTCGAtcctaaatgtttaaaaaatagaaaacatttcaTAGTGTTTGAGAGAAGTTTATTGTTTCCATATTAAACTTTTTCCCTAATCTAATTCTGAATTTAAGTGCAGAAAGGAATACAAGTTTTCACGCTCACTTTGCCAACACAGTGAAAACAAATCATTTGACAACAAATCTGATCAAGATCAAGCTTTGTTTTTCTTCGGTAAATCATCAATGAAATCACAAATCCATTTATGAATTATAGACAATACAAAACCAAAACTCTTACCGCATATCCCATAAAGTTCCTCCTCTGATTATACAGTATAGCTGTGAATGCAGAGGACAGTGCTGTCTGGACAATATTGACCATTGAGATGGATAGCTTCACTCTAATGCTGAAACTCTGTTTTAAAGAAAGAGTCCTTACTACAATATACAAAtgtttaattgtctttaaacaCTTAATATTAAATAACTTTCATCTCTATGAGATACATACAGTTGCATAATGCTGAGTGTCACAATAGATTGCTTCATTGTGGCATATGGTTGCTGGATTGAAAGCAATGTCAACATAGTATAGTATAAGTCCAATAGTTGAGATGATTACTGCCACAACAGAGACTGCCAAGCAAACAGATACCTAAAGAGAAGAGCATTTTATCTTTTTAAATGCATACCTGTAATTGAATTGGATTTTGCAGACATTAACTTTTACACAGAATGTGCCTGCTGTTGTGGAGCTTTTATATAAGATTTTTTGGCCATGAATGAATTACATTATAATACACAAACTGTATAGATTATGCTCTAACATTGCTTGTTAGTCTATCCTGTTGTAAATTCAAACTCACTGTCTTCACGGTGGCATTTTTTTCCAATGCTATTGCAGCTGTGCCTGAAATGACAAACTGTTTGAAAAAAAGGGAACACAAAGATTAGTTCAGTGATAGGTCCATGGTTGCTGGATATACAGTACTGTACATTTATCTGAATACTTTGTCATCACCTGAATGGCTTAATCCATTATATATCCATTACACCCTAGGCGTATTAATGTTACATTACCATAAGGCCACTCCACCATGGCACTCCAAAGTTAAGTATCATCGTGTTCTCAGCAGAGAGCAGAGGTATCGAATAGGAGATGATCAGCAATCCTATTACTATCTGAGAGACCTAAGAGACAAGATAAATTTGTCAGTAGGAAATATATGCATCTCAAAGTAAAATATAACAGGTTTTTCTAATATAATTCAGTTGACGTGCAATTTTAGCTGCTATTAACTTAAGTTGTAATTGAagtgttttaagcaaaaacgtTCTTATAGtacatttttcacatttatGCAATAGGGAGTTGTCATGCCAAATAGGTCATGCAATACATTTAATACAGAATTGTCTCCAGTGCCTTAGTGCTTTGAAAAATGTActaatgcaatatttttttccattaatGCTACAGTCTGTAAGTTTTGCCTCTTTGTTGCCATCTCTGTTTAAACTCTGTAATTacagtcttggctcctcagtATGTGTGGCTGTCAGTCACTGTACTGGTGTGGATATTGTACTTGTAATCACAGATTCGACACCTTGGATCACGACCAAAATAAGAGTTTTCAGTAAGTAACATGTCTAACACTTTATATTGCATCAAACTATGAAacttattattgttattattattattaataaacactATTCTCAAATTGTTGATGGTAACAACATCAGCATTGCTTGACTATGTGTATTTAGTGTACACAATTTAATTTCCGTGCAGTCaaatcttttgcttttgactatGGGCTAATCTCAAGTTGTCAGTGATGATTGTAGTTTTGACATTTCGGGATTACAATCAACTATTAAAATGGTACGTTTAAATATTCtagctgctgtgagaaaaggctgattcaccacctgcagcatcctcacatgccATAGCATACTAGCCGGACTCCTTTTCTTTATGCATACAgatgtgacgtaatgacgcagaGACAAACAACGACATGCTCGAATTTCCCGTGGAAACCAGTACCACTCAAtttataacacattattacaagcttaccctTGTGAAGGGGGCTAAGGTAAAGAGATTGTTTTGAACACTGGTTGGTCATGTACTTAGGCCTCAACAAATGTATTGGATTTAATTTTGgttatggactgcagctttaacacTGGAATACCATATCCAATCAGaagttttattattaatatgctACCTGGACTATTtgtagtttaaaatatatatatattttctttaaaaatattgttaaacataaaaaataaatacttgaATGGTCTATTTAATTAGCCGATAGACAAAGTGATTTACAGTGGTAAAAATGGACAGAGGACTCCTGGGACATACTGGAAATATAGAATCTACTAGTTCAAAGTTTAGAATTCTACTTTAAAGAGTTACGTTTGTGCACTGTTCCCTGAATCATGAACACTAAGAGATTTGGAGGAcaacaaatatattatttaagaTTATATTTTATACAGGTGTAAAGAGAATCAAGAAGATACATTGGAAATAAGTGGACATTTGAACACATTATTTATTTGCTGTTAGCATATTGGTATTTCTTCTCCCTGCTGAAAAAAACACATAGGCCTATGCTGAAGCTAGTTAGGTATTTTTTGAAGCGACAGCTGGTCCTAACATTAGCGGggggtttttttctttctttctttcacggAAAATAAATTGCCAGAACACGCCCTGTGAGAATATTTGCGCAATCGGATCCCTTTAAGATTAATGAAGGCTTAGGCTACGACGTTCACTCACCCCGAATATTTTGGGCTCACCCTTCTTGATGCTGTTCAGCTGAGATTGTCGTTTGTCTTCAAGCTTTTCCTCTACCTGAGTTGGACCAGTGGTCACTGACAGGTCCGTCGACAATGTCAAAGTCATCCTTCGTTTTCAAGTAGGTTAATTTGTAAAAGGGATAACAAATGCGACAAATGTGTTAAGTAGCCTAGAACAAACTGAGACAAACTGAAATTCCACTTGAAAGCCTGAGATAGGCTGACGTAAAAATTCTGTTTAGTGTGCTGGCTGGACCGTTTTCTTCTCCTGTTATCGAGCGAGTGCGCAATTCCAAATAATACATCTGGACTTTTTCTTTCTTGAATACAAAGAATTTGACCCTCCCTTGCGTTTGTTAGCTAAGGCACGCATCGCAAAAAAAGGGGGTCTGTCCAGCCCCCTTCTCCACACAGGGGCTTTTAGTGTTTTCGATCACTTTAAACAGCTCTGTTCCTTTCTGCCACGAGCTTTCTGGGACTCGCAGAAACTACATTCGAGGTGAGGAGGTCCTACATTATTTCTATGgaaattacatttgattagaCATAGTTATTAATAACATATACAAGCATACTATATTATGGTGATGTCTGAAACTAAAAAAGGGCACTTGAAGTGCAGCAGTGGTTTGCAATGGTTATCATGCCTGTTTGTGACTTTATGCTGTAggctacaaataaataaataaacaaacaaatgaataaaaaggaAGGAGCTGTTTTGGACACCTGGGAGTCCAGCCCTCTCAATGAAATGAACGTAGTGtactaaagttttttttttctaaccctcttcctccgcagtGCTGTTGAGTAATCAGAACTGTATCCAGCTGTGCTGTTCTTCTCTCCAGCCACATTTTCTATATTATATCCGCCCACTTCCTCTTCCCCCAAAGATGTTTTTCTCCAACAGCATCTGTATTCCCGCAAAGTTCTTTTAGTCCAGGGGGATCAGATCATGTTTCATACTGACTCTCTCACTATCATCTCAGACTGCAGGGGAGCCATTATAATAGTTGAACTGAACTTTGAAATGTTCCTATTTTTCAGTATTGGTTGACTTTTAGCGGGCTGTTGAAGATGTCAAGCACTCAAATGCAGTCTGCTGACCCGGATCCTCCCAAATGTCATCGTCTGTTCAAGTTTCATGACCCTGAAGTGGTGGCAGTAAGTGGATGTGTGCTTGGGATCTTACCCACCCTAACAGTTTTCTTTGAGATGTTTTGTTgttgaacatttttttattaaaaaaaaaaaaaaatctcaccatGTGATTTCCCCTCTCTAGGTTATGGTAATATTACTAGGTTTGTTCCAGCTCTTCCTGACTGTACCAATTTACAGCGCCACCCTCAAtgtggaaaatatttttttgttcccCCTCTGTATTGGTTCTGTGGTATGATTATTTAATAACTTAGATACTGTAGTCGCTATGTTTTAagtattatattattgtatttgttaTATTATAACTAGTTATGACAGTTGTTTTAATCTTCAATCCAACCTTTTAATTtttatgtttcatgtttttcCAATTAGTCTGTGATTGCTGGATCCTTTGGAATGGCATCTGAAAGAACTCCTAGGAGAGCATTGGTAAATTAACTACATTAGAGCCTTTTTGAATGTGGGTTATTTCTACATATACAGTAATAAACAATTATGTTGTTTTCTCCCTATAAGCTAAAGATCTGTCTAATCTCTGGCATTGCTGGCCTGATGGGGACACTAATTGGTCTTGTTCTGTATGGTTATGTTGCAAGTACCACTCCAGACCCCCCTCCTTGCATACAAGAAGAAGAtgttttttcctatttaaaatgtCCAATAAAAGATTTTCAAGTAAGTGCAATAAGTTATATAAGTGAGTTATTGATTGATCCTGCCATTAGTCAGTTATACAAAAAAGACCCCtatacttgtgtgtgtgtgtatatatatatatatatatatatatatatatatatatatatatatatatatatatatatatatatatatatatatatatcagtacattaaaaacagaataatgcatgtgacattttattttattcaacaaTAATGGAGAATGTATTTAGGCCAAAAATTGCATATTATCAAATACTGTTATATTTTGCTAAACATAAACTTCAAATTTTTACCATCAAGTCATTAATTCTTCTCTTTTTGTTTTGACAGCTTTTTTCCGAAGCAATTCCGAAGCTGCTGTTGATTTATGATATTGCAGCTTTGGTCCTTCATTGTTTCCAAACATTTTCTGCATTTAAAGGACTGAGAATACACTGAGATCACATGTTCATACACAATACACTTCTCTTTGTTCATTTTATGTAAGAGCAGTTTTAATTAGTAGACCGCTCTAAAACATTATCACTGCTATTGTCTTTGtgttatttttctttaaaatgtgaatttacaatatattgtcaaaaatatagatttggaagttttttttaaactggagACCGTAGCTTGCTACTGTATTTAACCCAGAATGGTAAATTTCTTCCTTAAAACTTTAAGCAAAAAAATATGTCTTTGGTAATGAAAGCCTGAAAAGtcataaattcataaaaacTGTAATCAAATATGCAGTTTTACAGTGCCTGTAAAAGCTTGTAAGTGCCTGTACAAGCACTAACATTATTTTGGTTAAGTGTTTATTATGTAAATATGCAAAACACAAGTTAAAACACAGTTATTCAAACCCAAAATCTTGCTGcaatattaaacttttattttaaaaaatgttgtctGTGTGGCGATATATTAGGACCAACCCTACTGCCATGTCATATATGGAACATTCCCGTCACATCGGGGTTTCCCTTTCAACCAGCTCAGAGCCGATGGATGTTGGACCACACCATGTAATGTCAAAATAGGGGAGCATAATGGTATTTCCaggaaaatataataatgtCAATTATCTGCATTATAAAacctttatatatttatttaagtaGTACTCTTAAACTATATGTGATTTTACAGACAATAAAGGTAAATTGTGCTTTTAGGGTAATTTAAACATCTCACTTCCCTAGACAAAATCAACAATGGTCTCATCCAAAGATGGCCGCGATATATGTCAACGAGAAGTGAAACTTTCCCTTAAGAATAGGAATATACACCGTTGATTAACCTTTATTTGTACTTGTTTGATCTAAATGACATCGATGCGATTTTACCGGGCACATATTATTATGTCTTTCTGAGTTATTATTTCGTCCGACGCCGTTTTGTATTGAATAGCAACCTGCATTGCACAACTGCTCTCTTTTAAGTAAGCTAGCCATCCAGCTAACCGCGGGGAGATTCTCCGGGAATCATTTCTCGTAACGTTACAAAATTTTACTCTACCGCGCTAAATAACGCGCGAAACACTGGTCTCGATACGGTCTCGTACGTGTTTCTCGCTAAAAGCGGGTTTTAACTCTGAAGAAGCTCGCGAGGTAGTTGTCAGACTCAGCGCTTCCGTCTACATCTTGACGTCACTCGCTTCCAATTAAGTTTGATGTTTTTCCATGAGTCCCCTGCGGAGAGCACTTTGATTTGCTTGTACCTTGTAAGTATTGGggtattctttaaaatataacaaGCAGTTACAGTTAATATTAGTTTCAATAGCATAATTCTTTGCAATCCTTTAACGTTAGTCCACTGTTTACATGCACTGTCTGGTTGTCCAGATGACCTTTCAGTCTTCTAGTAGTGATTTGATATCCAAGCAATTACACTTACCAAGTATTCATTCAACTTAAAGTAATATtttacccaaaaatgtcaaTTCTGCCAGTATTTAGGCTACtcctgttccaaacctgtataacttACTTTAAGCAATGACACACAATGTGAGATGTCAATGGCATGCTGGCCTTATGAATACGTGAGCTGTATGTAATAAGTCAAATATTAACAAATAGTAGTAAACATTGTTGTTGATCCTCAGCTGTCCTAGCAAATCAATGGAGAAGCTTCAAGATCTCAGCCAGTCCGAGTTGCAGAGTTTGCTGGACAACTCGGAGCGGGTGGAGTCTATGGCACTGGAGTCTGATGAGgtaagatgatgatgatgatgatcaatCTTTGTAGAtagttctgtcattatttactcaccttcatgttattccaaacctgGAATATGAAAAACGTATTTCCTTCCACTGTGGAATACCAAAGGAGATGTTAGTATGGATGTTCATGCTCCTCTCATCCATgaaatgaaagtgaatggtgTCTTAGCAGAAGTACTTTAGACTCATGCATGCACCATATTCCAAGTTTTTTTGGAATAAGTAGTCCAACAGACAAGTCTTATCTACTAAACTTCTTCCTTGTCTGCAATACCGCTCAAATCTAAAGTTTTTCGATTAATGTTAGTGTGTCTAATGTTGATCGATTAAAAGGCCTTGCATCTTTAACATCAAACCTGCTTTTAAACACTATTATGCATTGACTAGTTTTTAGTTTTGGTGGAGgagattttttgtgtgtgaatgatTGGTTTGTACTTCCATAATAAATGTGAGGTATGCTGTCGTTCTCATCGTTATTTTGATGACCTGTAATTCATCTTCTAAAATGATTTGATCAAGATATACAATTAAGTACAGAGACTTTGAACagtctaaagccctattcggactggattagattaacatggggacgtgggggtaaagtaattattaccagaggttctcgtGGTTTTAGTCCcatccgaatgtgccatctcggtaatcattacggacaatgccAGTAAAGATTACAGAGACTTTTATCCTCTGgaaaaaggtctggaaaaatgacctcgggtaatactaatcTCGTTCGAATAGGCCggctttaaaaatgtaatgtaaaattcCGTCaattcctgtttaaaagttaaaaaaagtgcattttgcgagcttggaggcgcttgaagcatttgGCTGCGTTGTAGctggtgggacaaatctgtggcaAACGACCAGtgttttccgcatatcatttaaagcaaaaaagaagatcaaaagcacttattagaagcgcaacacttattttagctccaggaaagtgtctattaccaacacaatccaatcagaatcgttagactgtttattaaactgtttattaaaacacatattGGAGACAGAGTTCAGACTAGCGCTCATGTGATAACAGTAACGTCATACACACATGACGACACGGAGGTTACCGTGGtgtgtaaagcgagttactcctcccacttctgctagttttactgagatgtcttatcccgtgtgAATTgcccattaatattacagacgtcctgaggtaaaattattttacccccacgtccccatgttaatctaatcccgtccgaatagggttTAAGAAAACATTGGATTCATGTTTTTGACCCTTAGCTATAAAATGAAATGATCATTGCTGCATTTCCTAAAAGCAGTAtgactaaagccctattcggactggattagattaacatggggacgtgggggtaaagtaattattaccagaggttctctgtgattttagtcccgtccgaatgtgccatctcggtagtcattacggacaatgtcagtaaagattaccaagacttttaccttctgtaaaaaggtccggaaaaatgacctggggtaatactaatcctgcTCGAATAGACCCGCTGTAAAATTGGGAGGTAAAATTCCATCATTtcctttttaaaagtttaaaaatgtgttaaaagtttaaaaaagttaaaaaaaaaaaacgcatttTGCGAACTTTGAGGTGCTTGAAGCATCCGGTTGCGTTGTAGATGGagggacaactctgtggcaaacctccagtattttcagcatatcatttaaaacaaaaagaagatcaaaagcacttattagaggcacaactcttattttagctctaggaaagtgtctattaccaacacaatccaatcagaatcgttagactggatctaacggtttattaaaacaaacattatattGTAGATGGAGTTCAGACTGGTGCtcatgtgtgtttgctcacgtgataacagcaacgtcatacgcacatgacgacaCGGAGGTTACCGTGGtgtgtaaagcgagttactcctcccacatctgctagttttactgagatgtcttaatcccgtgcgaattgaccattaatattacagacgtcctgaggtaaaatg
It includes:
- the si:dkey-9i23.16 gene encoding uncharacterized protein si:dkey-9i23.16 gives rise to the protein MSSTQMQSADPDPPKCHRLFKFHDPEVVAVMVILLGLFQLFLTVPIYSATLNVENIFLFPLCIGSVSVIAGSFGMASERTPRRALLKICLISGIAGLMGTLIGLVLYGYVASTTPDPPPCIQEEDVFSYLKCPIKDFQLFSEAIPKLLLIYDIAALVLHCFQTFSAFKGLRIH
- the tmem176 gene encoding transmembrane protein 176 isoform X2, whose protein sequence is MTLTLSTDLSVTTGPTQVEEKLEDKRQSQLNSIKKGEPKIFGVSQIVIGLLIISYSIPLLSAENTMILNFGVPWWSGLMFVISGTAAIALEKNATVKTVSVCLAVSVVAVIISTIGLILYYVDIAFNPATICHNEAIYCDTQHYATLYCIIRGGTLWDMRP
- the tmem176 gene encoding transmembrane protein 176 isoform X1, whose translation is MTLTLSTDLSVTTGPTQVEEKLEDKRQSQLNSIKKGEPKIFGVSQIVIGLLIISYSIPLLSAENTMILNFGVPWWSGLMFVISGTAAIALEKNATVKTVSVCLAVSVVAVIISTIGLILYYVDIAFNPATICHNEAIYCDTQHYATSFSIRVKLSISMVNIVQTALSSAFTAILYNQRRNFMGYAAVSERHSA